A genomic window from Salvia splendens isolate huo1 chromosome 11, SspV2, whole genome shotgun sequence includes:
- the LOC121756241 gene encoding 26S proteasome non-ATPase regulatory subunit 8 homolog A-like produces the protein MDPKTTEVSQLFERFKAAILRKDFDTCTKLLFQLKIALTGFKSLPPLFEKTPNAVHELTLARDIYEHAVILSVKIEDQDAFERDFCQLKPYYTDAASRLPPSPQEYPILGLNLLRLLVQNRIAEFHTELELLSAIALENPCIKHAVELEQSFMEGAYNRVLTARQAVPHETYVYFMDLLAKTVRDEIAGCSEKAYDTLSVNDARQMLLYSSDKEVIEYIKEEHPEWEVKNGFVFFQRAKGSVPCKEIPSLQLINQTLSYARELERIV, from the exons ATGGATCCGAAAACCACAGAGGTTTCCCAGCTCTTCGAGCGATTCAAAGCGGCAATTCTCCGCAAAGATTTTGATACTTGTACCAAACTTCTGTTTCAGCTCAAG ATTGCATTGACAGGATTCAAGAGTCTGCCTCCATTATTTGAAAAAACTCCAAATGCTGTCCATGAATTGACACTCGCAA GGGACATTTATGAGCATGCAGTTATCCTGAGCGTGAAGATTGAGGATCAGGATGCTTTTGAGAGAGACTTTTGCCAACTGAAGCCTTATTATACAGATGCCGC TAGTCGTCTCCCACCTTCTCCCCAGGAGTACCCAATATTAGGTCTAAACCTGCTAAGACTCCTTGTGCAAAACAGAATAGCCGAATTCCACACTGAGTTGGAGTTGCTTTCTGCTATCGCTTTGGAGAACCCTTGTATCAAGCATGCTGTCGAACTAGAACAATCCTTCATGGAAGGAGCATATAACAGGGTGCTTACTGCTAGACAGGCTGTACCTCATGAAACATATGTCTATTTCATGGACTTGCTAGCAAAGACAGTCAG AGATGAGATAGCTGGGTGCAGTGAGAAGGCCTATGATACTCTTTCAGTAAATGATGCACGTCAAATGCTGCTGTATTCGTCAGACAAGGAAGTAATTGAATATATCAAGGAG GAGCATCCTGAGTGGGAGGTCAAGAATGGGTTTGTGTTTTTCCAAAGAGCTAAGGGATCTGTACCTTGCAAGGAGATTCCGTCATTGCAGCTGATCAACCAGACCCTCAGTTATGCGAGGGAGTTGGAGCGCATTGTGTGA